The genomic segment TCCAGCGTTCGGGCAATTACAGGTGAATCATCGTAGCAAAGATTCCCAGAGGAAGCAGCAAGTATCGGATAGTCTGCGCCGACTGCCGGTTCGCGCATATCAAATACATAGAAGACGCCGCCGCCATTTAGTCCGAACGGCAGGGCCCCTGGCATGTAAATCGGAAATTGGTAGTCGACCCAATAGTCACGAGTCGTCTTGGAATCGAAGTACGCGACCTCACGTTCGCCAATTGTAAAGCCACCGCCGTTCGATCGCGCGAGGAGCGTTACGTAGGATTCCGGCAAGTCACGAATGGACGGAGACGTGCTCGGCAGGCGGGAAACGGTATCAGAATCAAGGTATTGCGAAAGACGAGAAACCTCGTCATCTGAGAACGGGGCGCGGAGCATAGCATTCGCTGCTGATATCGAATCCACGTCGATCCCAGGGTTCAGCTCAAAAAATGCTTCGTCGTCGATCTTCATTTTGTCGGGGAACGTCAGAAATCACGCGGGACGGGCGAACAACTTGCAAGCAGACGGTAGACCACGACTCCCGTCCTCGCGTGCATTTCATTGTTCCCCGCTTCCTAGTTTACGCTGGTGGCGTTGAGTCCCATTGTATCAAATCAGCGTTCAACACATTCGCGATTTGCAGCGCTCGGTTCAGAACCAAGTCCCGTTGTCCTGGGGCGTGACAAACTAAAATGCAATGTTGGTCTTCGGGGCCCCATAAAAATCCGCCGACCTCAGAGCCAGAGATGATCAATCTGACAGCATTCGCCGGTGGGTGCAAAGTGATTGGTTGGCCATTCGCAGGATTGATACCCGGGCTTCCCAAAATTGCATCAAAGTCATCGGCGGACGCGATATAAGCCATCCAATCGTCAAGTCGAAGCGGATCCGAATCAGATGTTGCTTTAATCTCCGCGACGTATTCCATCAATCATCTCCGCCTTTATATGGAACCACGTGGAAAAGTCGCCCCTTGGCTTCGATCGCGGACAAGTCACACACAATCATGAATGGTCGGAACAGAAGGAGGATTCCCAACCCATTGTCGCAGTGCAATTGTCTAAGTGCGGCATCAATGTCCATTCCGGTGTCGATCCTTCAACGCAACATCGAGACAATCTGCAATTCAGTGGGCGGTAAAGACATCGCTCAACGTGCAAGACTCAGTCGGGGAACGGCGGACATAACCGAGTGACGGCGGATGACACACCACTTCGAAACCCCCGACTCCGTCACTTCGGTTCATGTCATGGTTCGCGTGGTACGCACGACCACAGTCTGCAATACATCGCTGCTGACAAGTCTACCCGATCGGAATGGCCAAGGGGAACGAGCATTGATATTTCAGCCGGCGGGTAGGGCGTTTGACCAGCAATCTCCAAGCAGGGATCAAACTGTGACATCAGAAGCGATCATCAGGAAACTGTGGTTCCCTGAAATCCAGTGGGCCACGCACAGCAACAACGATCAAACCGTGACGTCAAATGCCATTGATTGGAAACTGATGTCTCAAGAAATCAATTGGGCAGTATTCACGAGCAACTATCAAACGACAAACTCAGTTGCGGCGATCGGTTAACGGTTGCTAGGTGAGATCGGCTGGGCCAGATTCATACGCTTCAAATTGCAGAGGGCGATGACCAAGCTGGAGACAGATGTGATATCAGCCAGTTCACCTACCCGCGCGAACGGCAGACATAACCGAGTGACGGCGGACGACTAACCACTTCAAAAACCCCGACTCCGTCACTTCGGTTCATGTCATGGTTCGCGTGGTACGCACGACCACAGTCGGCACAACATCGCTGCTGACAAGTCTACCCGATCGGAATCGCCAAGGGGAACGAGCATAGATATTTCGGCTGGCGCATAGGGTGTTTGAACAGCTATCTCGGCGCAGAAATCAAACCGTGACATCAAGTGCGCTACACAGGCAACTGCTGTCCCATGAATTCAAATGGGCGTTGTTCAAGCACCGAAATCAAGCCGCGAATTCAATTGCGATCAACAGGAAACTGAGGTCTTGTAAAATTAACTGGGCCGAGTTCACTAACAGCTATCAAACCGTAAACTCAATTGCAGCGATCAGTAAACGGCTGCCACTTGAAATCAAATGGGCCGAATCCAAACGCTTTGTGCTGCAAAGGGCGATGAACACCTTCGAAGGAGATGAGTTATCAGGCAGTTCATCTATCCGCGCGAACGGTACGAATCACCGAGTTGTGGCGAGCGACTCACCACTTCAGTCAAACCCAACTCCACAACTTCGGTGCATTCGATTGTTATGCCATGATTGTGTCGCACCGTCGAGGTACACATTCACTCATCGCGAAGAGAAAAGCAGTTAGTACTCTGTTGGGCAGATACCAGGAACCAGAATTTCAAGTTCATTGATTTGATCATCAGCAAAGTAAGCCAGAACGCCAAGGGATGCCGAATAAACGTCGGTGGAACCCCACGCAGTAAGTGGAGCAGTTTCGGATTCGGCACCGTGCGATGCCAGTAGATCCGCGATTTGTTGTGCGGTAAATCCATTGATCTTGGTGTCCCACAACATCAGCGGTTCGGAAGATACGCGAACGCTCATGCCGAAGACACCAAGTTCGGACGCGATTGTCACGGAGAAATCACCGTACTCAAGTCTGCGTCGCCCCTTCGGATGGGAGTCAACGTCGTTCACTCTCGTTTCGGCTTCAGGATGACCGAGCACGCAGATTATGTCATCAACGGACGCTCCAAACGGAAGATCGCTTCGGCCGTGAAGGGGGACGAACTGCATGGTGGCATAACGGTCATGGTCACCGAGTCGGCGCGGTTGAGGTGAAACTAAAACCCAAAAGTCGTTGACTCGCCGACTTCGGTGCACCAACAGGTTCGCGAGGTACCCACGACCACAGCCGGCACTACATCGCTGTCGAACAGTCTACCCGATTGGAATCACCAAGGGGAACGAGCATAGATTTTTCGGCCGGCGGAAAGCGCCTTTGACCCGCTATTTCGGAGTAGAAAACAAACCGCGAATTCAAGTGCGATAGACAGGCAACTGCGGTCCGCTGAAATCGGGTGGGCGTTTTTCGACGCAACGAAATCAAACGGCGAAGTCAGTTGCGATTGATTGGAAACTGATGACCAATGAAATCAGATGGGCCGCAATCAAGCGACGCAATCCAACCGTGAATCCAAGAGCGATCAACAGGAAACTGACGTCTCGCGAAATCAAATGGGCCGAGTTCACGAGCAACTATCAAACCGCAACTTCAAATGCGGCGATCAGCCAACACTTGCGACGTTAAATCAGATGGGCCGGATCCAGACGCGTTGAATTGCAAAGGGCGATAACCAACTGAGAGAGAGATGAGTCATCCACCGGTTCATCTACCCGCGCGAACGTCGCGGTTCACTGGGCTAACGGCGTTTGACGTCCAAATGTCAAACCACGTCGACGTTAGTTTCGGTGCAACCGCTTGGTTCTAGGGGTACGGCGATCATTGCAAGGACGTGGGTCTTGATGCGATCGAACGTGAATTCTAAAACCAATATCAGTCAGACGCAAAGATCTGACCGCAGAGCCAAGCTATCCGTATGACTGCGATCCAACGCGGACACATCGAACAAATTACCACGGCGGTACGCCGTAGTCTTCCGCCGGAGTAGCTAATTCCAGCGGGTTGGTTCACTTCTCTATCCTTCGAAGTGAACCGCGACGTCCTAGTGGCAAGGAAGCCACTAGAACGGCGGACATAACCGAGTGACGGCGGACGACACACCACTTCAGAAACCCCGACTCCGTCACTTCGGTTCATGTCATGGTTCGCGTGGTACCCACGACCACGGCCAGCAGTACATCGCTGTCCCAAAGTCTACCTGACTGGAATCGCCGAGGGAAACGAGCATGTATTTTCCGGCTGGCGCATAGGGCGTTTGAACAGCCATCTTACAGCAGAAATCAAACCGTGACATCAAATGCGATAAACAGGAAACTGCTGTCCCACGAATTCGCAAGAGAGTTGTCCAAGCGAGACAATCAAACCGTGAATTCAATTGCGATTGATTGGAAACTGACGTCCTGTGAAATCAGATGGGCAGTATTCACGAGCAACTATCAAACGACAAACTCAGTTGCGGCGATCGGTTAATGGTTGCTAGGTGAGATCGGATGGGCCAGATTCAGACGCTTCAAATTGCAGAGGGCGATGACCAAGCTGGAGACAGATGGGATATCAGACAGTTCACCTACCCGCGCGAACGTTACCGATCAGCTGGCGGCGACGATTGATCATCCACTTCAAAACGCCTGACTTCGCCGCTCGGTTGCATCGGATGGTTCTGGCTTTCTTGTTCTAGTTGGCGTTCGGTTCGAGGAACAGGGGCTCGCTGGGATCAGTGGGTACTCGAGATGGATCGGGATTGGACAGGATCATAGCATTCATGTCTTCAACTTCGGTGACAAGCCGGCGCACGGATTGAGCTGGGCTAATGTGACCAGTGACGGGCTCGTATTTCCCATCGTCTCGAACAGACAGATAAACTAAGTAGGTGGCCTTGTTGTCGACACTGGGGTTAATTGTCTTTTGGCGCATTCGAATGGTTGAAGGGAAGCCGCCCATGCCTTTGTAGCCCGGACGAGGCAATAGCTGAACGAGGACCGCTGACTTGGGGCGATCCTTGCCTTTCAGTACTGAGATAACGTTCAACTTGGTTTCGTGCTGCTGGAAAGTAGCGGCATTCGATTTGTCCGTCGCAACAATTGGAAGTGTATTTGGAACCTGCACCGCTGGTTCCGCGGTAACGATGGCGACAAAGTCAGATTTGTCGAAGCACTCTTGTTGTGGCCAGCCGTGAACGCCTTGCGCACTCACAGGAAACCAAGAGAGTAGCGATATGAGGAAACCGATAGCGACGCGCATTCTTAGTACTCTGTAGCCAGAACGGTAACGATCACGTGGTCGCCGCGAACGACCTACCACTTCAAAAACCTCAACTCGGCGACTCACGTGCATCGTCGGGTTCGCCGTATCAGTCTCCAATCTATCGTTCAACCGGATGGCGGTCCAACTTCGATTGAGCCGTCGAGATACTGCCTCATTTCAGCGAGCACGCGTTCG from the Stieleria sp. JC731 genome contains:
- a CDS encoding SMI1/KNR4 family protein, whose product is MKIDDEAFFELNPGIDVDSISAANAMLRAPFSDDEVSRLSQYLDSDTVSRLPSTSPSIRDLPESYVTLLARSNGGGFTIGEREVAYFDSKTTRDYWVDYQFPIYMPGALPFGLNGGGVFYVFDMREPAVGADYPILAASSGNLCYDDSPVIARTLDELVSDTRNIEELM